The segment GCAGGTAGAATTTCACTGCTTACATTAAAACAGCCTATTGGTGTTCCTCAGCACACTTCTGAGACTTGCCACCCATGGCCCCTTTGCTTCCCTCTCTATTTCAGGACAGAACTTCTCTGCATTACTCTGTTGGAAAACCCATCCTTCCTTAGTGACGGTGGATTGCCAGAATAGCCAAAACAGGCTGTGAGCTGAGCCCACCTGCAGGCTGatcagctgcctcctgcttctAATGAGAACTGGATGAGGAGCCTCTGGAGaacaggattatttttttcatctcccACACTGTTTTTGCAGAGCCTTGCACATGTTagcattgctttctgttctttcttcatgtTTGTTCCCCATTCTTAGGTCAGCTCTTCTCATTACCTTGCAGGAAATAATACAGGAAATTAAATGCTCACTTctcacaggtttttttttcatctatacacattttttttttacccttatgtcacggtttgaactaaaaatccacctgcgtccgtgacaggggNNNNNNNNNNNNNNNNNNNNNNNNNNNNNNNNNNNNNNNNNNNNNNNNNNNNNNNNNNNNNNNNNNNNNNNNNNNNNNNNNNNNNNNNNNNNNNNNNNNNCAGTGATCGGGGCCGTGAGGCCgccggaggggccctaggccgaaaggaaaaaaattaattagataAGAAAAACAGCGGCAACCGATCTAGGGAGGCACACTtattactaaatactatatcgaatacaggataacacaaataattaacaatataattgaaaatgagCTACGAAtcagcaaaataggagagagagagtcccgtaaccgagagcctactgtgaatctaggcgaacggctgaaggctcccacacactcccctgaacgccagaactcgaaagacgtcagtctgttctgcgacagagttaatatagagtccaggtcccgtgacctatcgtgttgttccctgggagatgtagtcttcttctgtaagttgcagattcagtaaaattattcatgcttaatatgatgttatgatgtggaatactgatagcaaaaattacaaaattactaAACCATGACATCTTAAGTATGAACAATATTGTACATCTCAGTTTCCTTGGTCAAAGTAAAACCTTTGCTGTATAAAATATGTTCCActccttctgtcttctgttttctgtggaaaGCCAACACACATTCAGCCACTAGCACTACATGCAGGGAAAGAAGAGGGACAGCAGAGACACTGTGATGCTCAAACTGGTACCTCAGAAAGCTTGTCATTCCATTACTCATCTACCCTGCTTAAGCCTGATTTAAAACAGATTAAGCTGTGGACTGAGATGCTTTCATCTGTAAAGCACTCTCTTAAGGCAAAAAGAATTGCTCATTctttcagcctgcagaaaaaGACCATACTTGCCAACATGACACTTTTCGATTAAGAATAATTTCTTGATGTCAAAATCAGCATCCTACATTCTGTAGAGAGTATCTTTGAGctttgctgctttatttccttaGAGCAACAATTATTTAGCAAAtatatttctgcagtgtgacAGGAAAGGAATGAAGAGCACTTTATTTTGCAGACATATCATGGTGAACATCAGGTTTAGCAAGGGAAAATTATGTCTGTGATTatgaactgaaaggaaaagacaaactGTAAGTAAAACATAGCCTTAGGGAAGGAACAAACGTCTGAGGTTTAAAAGTAATCCTGCTACACTGATCCAAAGGTGtcattactgaaaaaataaataaataaataaataaaataaataaaataaaataaaatgaaataggaagACAGGCCAGTGTGCCTCCCGCAGACCTAAAACAAAGTTTTTAAAGTGTTAGATTAGTCCAGCACTCATCATAAAGTGTCAAACAGAGCAGCCGGGAAGCCGGGTTTGGGGCAGGCTACACACAGGAGCTCTTGATGTTCCACTTTAGTGTGCAGTTCCGCActcagcagcaggacagagaCTGCTCAGAGCAACTGACTCACTTTCAAAAATGTGACTTTTTGCTTCAGTGCTCACAATTGGGATGAAGTGACAGGGACAGCATAGGCTGACCAGTCTAGAAAATGCTCACGgtattaatattattttgttACTTACTGGAATAGACTTCCGAGGGGAAAGAATGACAAAAGAGCAGTGTGTTATTGGTATCATTGCCTGTGGGTTATTGTGGGAAGTGAGAGGTGATAAAGAGCTGTTGGCTGTCACCAAGGAAATGCAGGATAACTTTAGGAGGCGTAATATCATTGTACCTGACCGGGTCAAGGTTATAATGGTGGTTGTTGGGCATGTGCTGATGCTATTAAACCTCTACTAGCATAGAAGGGCTCGATCCTattctgctgggagcaggaggagggctCGCATCTTAACTTCGGTGGGAACACGATCGAGTCCAGACCGTCTTAACATAGAACACTGGTAGCAAATGACTCACacgggaggaaaaaaaaaaaaaaaaaaaaaaaaaaaaaaaaaaaaacctaaaattttaaatgaaatgacCCTCCATATTTGAGGAGTTTTTGGAAGGTTCTTGCTTGACTCACAGCGAATTAGAAAAGACTTTCTGAAATGTCTTAATGACTGagataaaaaggaagaggaaaaaagagaaagaagagaagacatttcagtttaaagaaaatatttctgatgtgAGAGTGTGGCACTTGAAGGCTCTATTTATGTGAATGTCGGTAGTAGAAAGCATCCTTCTGGGGCTGGCCAGCTGAAACCTGAGCACAAACAGAAACTTGGCATCTAAAGGAGGAAAGAATCCTGAATACGGTGgggattatttttttgtttggtttggttttggttttggtttttcttctccttttcacgTTGTTTTATCCTAAATTTAACGTATCGGACCACTGCAGGCAGGTGGCGTGGTtaaggtttgggttttttgtttgtttcttatcGCTCAGTGCCGAGGCTAGGGTGGCTTCTCGAAACAAGCCCAGCTTCGGGACCTGCAAACACCGGGGAAGCCGCGGACCCACCGCGCACCCGGCGGAGCCCGGCCCCGCTTCTGCCCGGTGCCCGCTCCGGACCGGGCCTGGCGGCTGCGCGCAAAGCCGGGGGTGCCGCGAACATTTCCGCCCTGCGAAGGGCTgagaattgtttttaatgtccTGCTGTTTCCTCTTCAGTTCTACCCGTGGAATCCTAAAAGCGCTTTGCGCTGCAGAAACTCGAGTAATGGGGCGCTAAGGACAAAATTAAGGGCTTGAAAAATTCGCTCAGTGCCTCGAGAATATCGCTTAAAAACTGCTCCGAaatattcctcttctttttaattgaaGTAAACAAAGTGCAACAAATCCTAACTCAAATATGATTGCACTGAGATTAGGCTCTAATTGCTTAGGGTTCAGGTGGAATCTGCAGGCTAGAGCCTAGAAGAACAATCTGAATTTCACAATCATTCTgtcaaaagcaaagagatgagAGCCCACACGCTTACTAACAAGTCATTTTTAACAGTTACAAGCTTCTTACAAAGACCACACAGGGAGTCTAAGAGATGCAAATCTAATCCCTGGTCATTCCGTGGGCCTGCAACAAAGATGTACTAAAGCCCtaatagaaaagaaatcagttctCTGTCACCAGCTCCTGGTAAAATCTATTAGAGAAAGTAAGGATCTGGCATTTACAGCGGTTGCTTTTAAAGGTTAAGGACAAGTACATATAAAaggcatacatatatattatatatatatatatatttgcatatgaaatatttaataaaatctgCTCGTAATGTTCCAAGGGATTAATTAGTATTTATTTGGTATTCACTGAGCAATAGAATTATCCATCCctttgttctttaaaatgttgacaacagaaatttaaagaaaaatgtttcgAAGGGTGCTGTTCAGcattttccccccctttcttttctttacttttatatatattttttcttcaccatTCCCACTTGCAAACGCAAGTGGAGACCACAGAACTGAGGTAGGTTAATCTCCTGCCAAAAACTCCGTCCCATGCAGAGTTTGACCAAACATGAATATTCAAGTCAAAcgaatacagaaataaagagaaataaaacgTCCCACAGCGCGGTGGCAAAAGACACATGGATACATGCAGACATGCCACGAGCACTGCCTTCTCCTCGCCCCTCCTAAGTTTTGGTTGTAATGAGAtcatcctttttctctctctccttcgCTATATAAGGAATTCGTTATATCTCTCGGCAAATCTCACACTGATGAAGTAGGGACTCTATTATACCTTTGAATCGTTCAAgttaacaaatacagaaatcGTTACTTTTTAATGAGGCCGAACACATCCGCAAGGACGCGTCTCACTACGTATGCATACATCATTTCTGCAGGTCGGCATTAACGCTAAGAAGCCTCACGCTAGTTTTTAGGTCACTGTGATTCGTGGAAGGCTCTCTCTTTTCGTGCCCGGCCCCAGTCCGCAGCCCGTGTCCCAGTTATGCGCGTCAGTGAGGACGCAGTCCTCCAGCGTTCCACTCGCACCACGCGATTTGGTTAAGTGGGAATGTGCCTGCCTGAAGGCTGCTGGGTTGGAGTAGcccttctgtttttactttgaaaatcactggtaataaaattaaagattCACCTGTTGAGGGACTACGAGTTTTTCATAGTGGGAACcggggggggatggaggggggagagggggggggtTAAATTATAAAGGGAACCTGCGGCGACACTCCTAAAGGTGACATTGCTGTTCTGACTTATGGCTGCGTTACCTATGTGGTATAGATCTGAGACCTGACAAAAGTTGGACAATGGAtctcccacacacacacaaaaaaaaaaaaaaaaaaaaaaaaaaaaaaaaaaaaaaaaaaaaaaaagaatcgCTCTCCAGTGGTTGTGTAAAAAGAGAGTCCGGTCAGAATTCGACGGAGGTTCTACTCGGATCTTGGGGTGTTTTACCGGACAGGGGAAAAGCTCTATACTTCCCGTGGTCCTGACGCATCTTTAAGGGACAAACAAAACGCGCTGAGCACAAACGGCCCAGTTCTGTCTGTACACCTCGATGGGGACAGCTTGTTTATGCCATCAGCGTCTGAGCTGTGGCAGAACTTTTCCCGAGAAGAGCGgtcccttttttcctcttttaccaCCTTCCAGGTGGGCGCCAAGAGCAACAGTGCCCAATTTCCGGAGGAACGGGACAGGAGATTGTAACTGTGGAACGTCGGGTAGAGAAGGAACCGCTCCCAAAGCTCCAAACGCAGCCTTGGAGGCCTCCTGCACCACCTAGCCGAGCTTTAATTAGGGCTCAGAACTGATGAGCTTCTGAGGAGAGGGGAGCAGGtgctcctcctttccttcctagGGGTAGCACTGTGGCAAACCCAAAGGGGATGAGTTCCCCGCTATCTTCCTTTGCCAAGGAAAAGGCAGCTTTGCGGGGCGGTAGAAGGGGCGCGGGGAGCCAGGCTGTAGTGGGGGGAGTtaggggaagggagggggacGGGGGTGTGCTCTGCTAGTCAGGACCCAGAGAGGAAACCCGAGGCAGCGGCAAGGATGTCCGCACAAACCCGCCCGTCGCCCTCCTCGAAATAAGCGTTCTCTGCAGAGCAACAATAACAGCTTGTACTTCTACGAGGGCAAATGTGGCTTTCTGCgacactgatttatttattccaatatttatttatttaccttctcctcccttcccaggAGCTAATTTGGCCGTTTGAAGTGGAAGAGAATTACAAACTGGGTGGGAGCGGGGAAAAGCAGCGCGCTGGGACGGGCCACTGCGTTCAGCCTCACGAATCTGTACCTGTTGCAAATCCTGAGCAGCAAACGGAGCGGGGGGCTGCGCCCGGGGCTGGGGCGCTGCCTGCAGACCTAACGCGCTGTCGGCAGCGCACAACCACATCAACAAGTAAATGAGGGGAACCGGAAACGTCAATTAATGTGCgaggtgaggtgctgggagAGCCAGCATTTCACTGTTGGTTCCCCGCAGGAAAACCTCAGCTTTTCTGCCCGCTCCTCTCCTAAAGGATGATTACGGCAGAGGGTGCGTAGGCCTCCCGGCTTTCTCTGGGCTCAGGGAGGTTGAGGAGTAAGAAAAAAGTTCCGATCAAGCAGAAACAGGGAGTGCCGTCCTGCTCGGAGGAAGGACTGCTGCGGGGGGCAAGGTGACGGGGGCTCTGCTCTTTCCGCGGCTCACCCACCCCCGACATACGTGCGGTTGCTCTTGAGCATCCTTTCTCTGCTCCGGCAGTGGTACGGAACCTGCCGGGGACAGGAGAGGGGAGCCCCGGGAAGTGCTCCCCAGGATAGGGCTCCCCAGTGGAAGGGCTCTCCAGAGCAATGCTCCATCGGACAGGGCTACCCCGGGCAGTGCGCTCCGCTCCGCGGTCGCTGGCCCCCAGCTGTTCTCCGTGCACGTGTCCCTCCTCCGGGCTTTAATTCAAAAGCAATTTATCgttttataaaaaataaaaacaaaaaacaaacaaacaaaaaacggCGTTCTTAATTAAATGATTGTTAACCCCAGGGCTATGGTCAGTCAACACGATTTTCCAATCACtattttccttgttgtttttctttttatatatatataaaaatatatataaatttatatatatataaaaatcccatatataaatatatatatatcccattCGGAGAGTCTCGGTGTAAatcaaatctttgttttcttaaacaattaaataatattttcagatagaatattattttttaaatactgcgTGATTAAAGTATCCTGAAAAAGCTTTGCAAcgaaaagaaaatatttggtgtTCTCCGATTCTCTCACCTACCACCTACTCTGAATGCGTCCTGTATCTTCCATCATGTCCGGCCCTCATGATTGCAAATAGGGctgttttcaaatggaaatagGACTTCCAAACTGATTATGTGTATTGAATCGGAATCACTCGCTAGATCCTCTTgtttaaaatgtattgaaaaAGAGCTATGGTTGCCCATCTCTGAAACTAGCTGCTTCTCATCTCGGGGAGGTCGATCTATTTTTCAACTTTCTGCCATTTAATAATGTTTCAGCTAGATAATTATGCTGCCACTGTGGAAGGGCGATGCAGTGACACAAACACCCCCTCCCCCGGTATATCTCCACGCACACAATCCCCGGCGCACTCCTCCAACTCCCTGCTCGGAGCCCCCCTCTGTGCCCTCCCCGCAGACCCCACACCCCAGGCTGCCCACGGGTGTCCCGGCAGCTCACCGCCACTCTCGGCGGCCCCGAAAACCGGGCTCAAAAACACGCGAGCAGACAGCACCCCACGAGGAGGGAGATCCCGACGGCAGGAAGCGACCCCCGCCAGGCTCCCCCAGGGCTGCTTCACACCCTTCGCCCTAACTTTCCCGTCCAGGAGCAGCCCCCCCGCCGACCAGAGCCAAGAAAACTAAAGTCgggctgggggctgagggggcCACAGGGGCCCGAGTCTGGGCTAGCTCTGGCGGGAGGGTGCTGTGGGGTCACCCGCTGCGGGCAAGGCGACGGTCAGCACCaaggtggcagtgctggggggctGACCTCCTGCCCTTCCCCTACGTGCATTATACCTTTCAGAAGCCACAAGTTCATGCTGTCGCATCTCGTCCTTGAGCTTTTTTGGGGCATATCACGGCACTTCCCTACTGTTCCCCCTCTCGATGGGCTGTGTTGCACGAGGGGCAGCCTTGCCTCCTTCCCCCTGCCCCTAGCTCCCCAGACCAGCAGCGGGAGCAGCCCTGGGCCGGCCCTGCGCTCACAGACCCCGGAGGCATCGTCCTGTGTGCCAGGGGATGGGGTCGCTGAGAACGACCGGATCCCACGTCTAAAAAGTAAGAGGGGCATGGGCGCTGCTCGCGGGTTGTTTGTTCCCCCTGGCCGTCCAGCATCTGGGACCGCGGGTGTTTGTGCCTTGCCTGGAAGAAAGCTGGGGCAAAAGACGCCCTCCGGGCACTGAAGGACGCGATGAGGCCCGTCACC is part of the Coturnix japonica isolate 7356 chromosome 5, Coturnix japonica 2.1, whole genome shotgun sequence genome and harbors:
- the LOC116653514 gene encoding uncharacterized protein LOC116653514 — its product is MQPHTPGCPRVSRQLTATLGGPENRAQKHASRQHPTRREIPTAGSDPRQAPPGLLHTLRPNFPVQEQPPRRPEPRKLKSGWGLRGPQGPESGLALAGGCCGVTRCGQGDGQHQGGSAGGLTSCPSPTCIIPFRSHKFMLSHLVLELFWGISRHFPTVPPLDGLCCTRGSLASFPLPLAPQTSSGSSPGPALRSQTPEASSCVPGDGVAENDRIPRLKRIIVPTSARQKTLGVPIEQMQRVAHVR